ACGTATGTCAAGAAAGTACAAGAAAAGGAAGTGAACAAACCAACTTGTAAATCGTATGAGGTTGTCGCTACCATGGTAAAAGACCCACTTGTGAAAGCCAAGATGGAATTCTTCCGCTACATTGCCACTCATCTCCAGCCCTTTCTCGGACATTATCAAACAGACCGCCCGATGGTGCCATTTTTGATGGCAGATCTTGGTCAGCTTGTAAGAGGCTTAATGTCCAAAGTGATCAAAGACGACGTCATGAAAGAGATTGGTCCAGAATCTACCCAGAAGTTATTCGCGCTAGACATTGATGACAAAAAGAATCAGGTCACTTACTCGAAAGTAGACTTAGGATTTTCAGCAGCAAAAGAGCTCAGACAAGCAAAGGTGTCGGATAAACAATCAATGGAGTTCAAGCTTCAAAGTAAAGACTTTGTGTTGGCAACATTGAGAAAGATTATGATGAAAAGCCCAGCAACATATAGTGTAGTTCGCTATCTGTCCATGCTGAATCCTAAGGAAATGGTTTCAAATCCAAGTTTGTGTAAGTCAAGATTGAAAAAATGCCTTGGTCATTTTGTGAGCTGTGGAAGAGTAAATGAAAGGGATTGTGACTGTATCATACAACAGTACGATGCCCTTCTACTGAACATTCCATCTATTGGCACAAGCATGTTTGCTGATTTCAACCCATATCTAGACCGACTAGATGAGTTTTTAATGACCCATTTGAAGAACCAGGAGTTTGAAAAGCTTCGAAGTTTCGTAAAACTATGTTTAGTGTTATCACATGGACAGGCAGATGTGGAGAGGGGATTTTCTGTCAATAAAAAAGTTGAAGTTGAAAATCTGAAGGAAGAGTCTGTAGTCGCACAGAGACTAATATGTGACTATGTCAAAAATGTTGGTGGTATAAAAAAGTGACAGTATCTACAGATATGGTTCGTAGTTGTGCACAAGCCAGATCAAAATACGAAGCTCATTTAACAAGTCAAAAAGCAGCAGCTAAAACAGAAACGGAAAAACGAAAGAGAAAGATGGTTGAGGACTCCATTACAGAACTCCAAAAACAAGCAAAGCAAGCTAAACTTGACAATGATGAGTTGACTAAAAATGCAGACAAGTATTCTATTATGGCTGAGAAGGAAAGGAACCTTTCCTACATAGCAACTGCCAACTCTCTTCGAGAAAAAGCCAAAGAAAAAGCAAAATGTGTTAAAACTgttgaagaaaaaatccaatTCAAGTTAGAGGAATTGAAGCATCTGTAAATCTTATTTAGCATATTAAAGTTAACAACAGAAGAGTATGgctttttagtttttatttgtaatgACGTGTATTATTCAAAAGGTTTgttgaaatatgtttattttcttgTCAATTCTTATGCTTGGAATAGCCTTGAATTTTATCATCAAAAGCCTTGAAAAGCCTTGAATTTCATATCTTGATTTCTGTATGAACCCtgcattggaaagatctcgaacAAGTTTAAAAATCAGCGCTATTTGACGTtaatttatggagttattgccctttgcactaataattatttttggagtttgtgaacgcgataacttgagtaaatataaactgcgcttaatgaaactttgtttgTAAACCTATTCGATCTATGTTCCTGattcgtgaacaaaagacatctgTTGTCTAGTAAATGAcgtaactaatttgtatcaaatatcagatgaccattaaggcccatgggcctcttgtttacagATGTTTGAAGCTgtataatgtatcaataatgatttttttcagatGTTTGAAGCTGCTAGTGATGAAGACTAAGTGTTTGGTGTCACCAATAAGACAAAATATCTACATCGAAATCACAACAGGCAGCAACATGGCAGTTTTCTACGTATCTTCTGTTTATAGAAAGTATCGGTGAGCAACAAAAAGTGACATTTCTGTGTAGTCCAAGATGTTTGTTTATGATCTCTTCCAGACATTCAAAGTGCTATAGATAGAGAGCATGACAGTTTCACTCTATACAGAGTTATCGGATTTACACCAAAAGTGTTCTAACCAGATGACTAAGTATTATATTTCTATCTGACAAAGTTGGGTCAAGACAAGCTATAGGATGTACCAGCATTCAGAACTGGATTCTGAGTGTAATACTAACATTATGTGGTTTCTTGAAACTTGCAAGAAATTGGCTGACAAGTTATGAAACTATTGTTCTCCCACGAATGTGGTTAACGAACTGTATGTAATGGACAaggtacagtcaaacctttTTAAGTTGATGGAACCgttgttaaaattttgatttatatgcATATTCAAGTTAGATAAGGTGTGCTTAAATATACAGTTAAACGTTGTTAACTTGAACTCAATATCCtgtgtaatttaaaaaaaatttgtttatcCTGACTAAACTATTCATTTTAAGTAAACTGATCTCAAACTTTGTGGAACATAAAGAGTGTAAAGTTTAGTCAGAACAAGCAGAAGACTTGAATTAAACAGGGTTTTGGCTATATATTCTAGTTAACAGTTCACAAGTTAACAGGtttaaatgtacagtatatatattacacattgtCTTTAATATATAAGGTGAAAGTCCCAAATTTTGACTGTTTAAAAGCATGTTCAAACCTTTTCACTTCTTAATAGCAAAAagattgtttatttttatatgtatatgttgaCCAATATTGTGTTCAAATACTATTGTGCTGTGTTCATATGCTAAACCCTCATTGGAT
The DNA window shown above is from Argopecten irradians isolate NY chromosome 8, Ai_NY, whole genome shotgun sequence and carries:
- the LOC138329701 gene encoding uncharacterized protein; amino-acid sequence: MLCTILSNVEFRPPLGTFQVLCLVFTTVFKDSPARHEDYQKVCGSSVLPLKFVNHRWMENVGVVERALLIWKNIETYVKKVQEKEVNKPTCKSYEVVATMVKDPLVKAKMEFFRYIATHLQPFLGHYQTDRPMVPFLMADLGQLVRGLMSKVIKDDVMKEIGPESTQKLFALDIDDKKNQVTYSKVDLGFSAAKELRQAKVSDKQSMEFKLQSKDFVLATLRKIMMKSPATYSVVRYLSMLNPKEMVSNPSLCKSRLKKCLGHFVSCGRVNERDCDCIIQQYDALLLNIPSIGTSMFADFNPYLDRLDEFLMTHLKNQEFEKLRSFVKLCLVLSHGQADVERGFSVNKKVEVENLKEESVVAQRLICDYVKNVGGIKK